One genomic segment of Paenibacillus sp. FSL H8-0332 includes these proteins:
- a CDS encoding ABC transporter permease — protein MADILHIARRELKMGFRNPWAYSFLALFCTFSLGLLLIHANNVVEGYTAVTGSMLSLILYLLPLMTLFLGSFSLTSEREDGSWQLLSTYPIGTLSFVLGKYTGLAAVLLTIVAFGYGLMGLVSGLLGMAFAADTYFLFLAFSAGLVLLFLTLALFIGSLSRNRWQALTISVAVWFFAVIGWPTFLIAGLGLLPYLWIKPALIVLTMLNPAELVRLFVVVKLGGGSVLGPEYYQWVEWISRPGGSLLFLGVCAAWVLLSILAVYWIWERGRSRG, from the coding sequence GCCTTGTTCTGTACCTTCAGTCTCGGGCTGCTGCTGATCCATGCGAATAACGTGGTCGAAGGCTATACGGCTGTTACGGGCTCCATGCTGAGCCTGATTCTGTATCTTTTGCCGCTGATGACGTTATTTCTGGGCTCCTTCTCACTGACCTCCGAACGGGAAGACGGAAGCTGGCAGCTCTTATCCACCTATCCCATTGGAACCTTATCCTTCGTTCTGGGAAAATACACCGGGCTAGCCGCTGTCCTGCTGACGATTGTAGCGTTTGGTTACGGGCTGATGGGGCTGGTCAGCGGCCTGCTCGGGATGGCTTTTGCGGCGGATACTTACTTCCTGTTCCTGGCCTTCTCGGCAGGTCTGGTCTTACTGTTCCTGACCCTTGCCCTCTTCATCGGCTCGTTATCCCGCAACCGCTGGCAGGCCTTGACGATCTCCGTAGCGGTCTGGTTCTTCGCCGTAATCGGCTGGCCGACATTCCTGATCGCAGGCCTCGGCCTGCTCCCGTATCTCTGGATCAAGCCAGCGCTGATTGTGCTGACGATGCTTAATCCGGCTGAGCTGGTGCGCCTGTTCGTGGTGGTGAAGCTGGGCGGAGGGTCGGTTCTGGGGCCGGAATATTATCAGTGGGTGGAATGGATTAGCCGCCCGGGCGGCAGCCTGCTGTTCCTCGGGGTCTGCGCTGCCTGGGTGCTGCTGTCCATCTTAGCGGTATATTGGATCTGGGAGAGGGGGCGTTCCCGTGGATAA